acatagaggaccacaccagttattttacactggtgttaaattggtgatgttagttttacaccgataggtgttattacaatacctatggttgttacatttacacactttggtgttatgttcaatctctagggtgttattttaacacctcagggtgtggtcctctattaacaccaattggtgtcagttttaacaccacagtttttacagtgtatatggGCTGACAGTAAATTTACATGTCGAACGTGCAGGAGATGGGACACTGTACGAGTACTGTATTCAGTTTCGAGGTGTGGTCTACCCGAAATGCTTTTAgttcaatttcatgaaaaaagggTGTGAGCTTGTAAGTTTCCTGGTTTCCAGGTTTTAATAAAATTTAACACTTATGTTCGCATGCTAGCTGGGGTTTGTTCATTATGCAGGCTGAGATttctaataaaaataaatgggattaatattgattatttaCAAGTTCGTTGGTAAATAAATTTTTTTCGGGGCATGGGTAGGGTCATTCACATGCATTGGGCTTAGTTTATCGATCATTGACATCGTTGGTTAGTTTGGCATGATTATTGGATATACACATGTTTGGTTGGTTAGGCTCAATTATTTGTCATTAATATGGTTGGTTGGTTTGGCTTGGCTATTGATTTACTGTAACAGGTcagaaaatatatgtacaaGAGAGAGATATATTTTCTATGTGTATGTAAAACTGTTCTGTTGAGAAGGTCCCTGAATGCATTGAAGCATCATGTATTGTCCCTGGAAATCATTGTATTGAAGTCATCCCTTCAATCAGAAATACTTCTGAGGAGATCCCTTCAGGGAAGTTCTCCTTGAACTTGGGTCAGTGAGGGTGATCTTGGGACAACTTTCTTGATAGCTTGCTTGACACATGACCAaatgagagggaaagagaatTACCACCCTCTTGGTTTGGGGAGGTCAAGATTTGAGTTACACTTTTTGATGATCTATTTGAAGGTGGTTTGATTTGTCTTCACACTGTCAAAAAGCTGTATATGGGGTGAGTTTCTCATATATTAATGATtctttaaaacatttattttgatgCATTTTGTGAGATTTATAAGCAGAAAGTACTTGATTGCATAAATTGTTTGATTGCTGTGATATTTATATGCTATGAATGTAGCAAGAGGAATTTATAAATGAATCCTCTCTGTTTTATGAATCGGATGGATAGGTATTTGGAATTATTTGGTGGCATTTATGCactatttttgtatattgaatATGAATTACACCTGTAAGGATTAATTTTTAGATACTGTACTGTAAACAGAATGATTGTGTGTAAAGTAcacataagaaaaaatattttttttatttgtataattcaagACTTTATCAAAGATGTTATGAATATTTGTATTTACAGTGGTCGAATCCTTGATTCTTTGACGATGCTATCGCTATGTAGGTGACTTTCAAACTGCATGTAGATTTGTCCTTGAGAACTCAAGAGGGGTGAGTTAATGTTATATGATCAAAGgcaatttataacaaaatgtatagtattgatattttgtgaaaattaatcGTGTTTTCTTGTTTATGTAATGTATAAAATCAGATATAGTGCATCAGTCTTTTTGTATTGTTGGACAATGTATGTTGAAGGATTATTAGGAATATAAGATGACCCAAAATTGCAGGTCATAAAAATGTTACTAATTATGTTAATGCTATATTTCATATGAACATCACTttttcactgctaccatcctgcctgtggggaatcttcaggtaggactatggtatgccaatgttgtacagagcacacactttaaaagatcattaaaatatcacttttgtgaccaaaattactaatttccctacagttgcaacttattttactttagtaacttgggaataatttttgtattcactagagcgctcaaaaacttgaattttgggcatatttttgtgtacgccctctaatGGTGGAAAGTAAAATGGCaagaaattttttcattttttgatctctattttcataaagaaaaaaattatttaaagtgtcaaatttaaataagagccaagttctatgaataataggtgtaatggaaactgtcagtgtaaaaaatcaggcatttgccccaaacaaaaagagaattaggccaaacattgccatccttattttgccacacatggagatataactgagaacaaggttatattataaccttgttcattgaatgagtgatgaACATGGTAAAACTGGGTGACCAATTTAATGTATCATGCCAATTTATTTGAAGAATAATCATAACATTTAATTGGTTGACACTTTAATAATCTTAAACAAACTGAGTTTTGAATTGTTTAATGCAATGGCTCGTTATTGTTTGTgctgatgatgaaaaaatgatatacatgtactcatcatatttttcttgctttttttttctttcaatggtTGATCTACCCTCAAAATAAATACCATATCAACTTTTAAATGACTGTGTCATGTGTCATTAATACCTGCCGTTACATTACCAttaaattgtaataatgataataataataatgacaataattgattattttaaCTAATCGATTATAATTCTCTGAGAAGATGCAAATAATGATCAAGGTTCTTGATATTCCTAAATATAAATATGCTCAAATTTGAAAGCAAATGGGAATTGTTTTTCCAACAACAAATCACAAAATCATGTCATGGATGTACcagatttcaatttcaaaatcatcattAGAAAGCCTACCTCTCTGTTCGGGCCGCTTGGACGGCTTACCATTCTTAGAAATAGCTATTATAGGGCCGACTTATAGTGCACCCTGGAAGGATGAAGCATCTAACGGGAGAGGTTCCAATCTTGGAACAATTAGGTTGGCGAAATTGTAAACTCTATGCTTAATTTTTGCGTTTACCGTTTCATGCCTTCTCTTGCCAAAAAAAGATTTGCGTCAAATGGCACATAAATAAACGTTTGCTTACCTCGAAAATTCCTATATCTGCGTTACTCTGAATCAAAcatgggctccgtaacacaaagattagcgatcaatcgctaaatgaactgaccaatcaatatcaatgttacacgcgcatttggtttaaaatactgaccaggaaccaaacagtgcggttctttcatatttgcaatccatcgcaaacctttgtgttacggagccctgaagAGCGAAGGATTCGGCCATGGGCAATGATGAAATGGAGCCTTAACTTACCCTGACTTTGCAAAGTTTGTCCAGAACTGCATGAATTTCACGGACAGGGCGTTTTCCTCATCTGCCAAGTCGTGTCCACCGCTATTACTAAGCTCATCAATAAATGGATGACCCCAAACAAACGCCAGCTCTTCTCCATGGCCTGCTCCAAACCACTGATTCCTGGAGATGAATGAATGGGaaaatcaatggaagtgccatgtaaaaatatgctagtCTCCTCATTTTGCTGTGATTCCATTATTGCGCAAAGAACTTCCTTTACTACACTGCGAGTGTTAATATTAGGTGAACTTTACAGCTCAAAATAGAAATCTCCCACTTGGTTCTCCTATACACTGAAAATCTAGGACTGGATAGTGggtgcaataaaaaaatcatacatgttTAGATTTTCCTGTAAAAAACAGAATCCAGGCAATTATTGCAAAGCTATCTGAACCCATTGGATAAATGATTTTagacaaacaatattgaatTCGGGATGCAGGATTGTGTGTTTAATATTTGGTTAGACCCCACTTTTTAATCATAATGTGGGATAGACATATCCCAGTTCATAATGATTTCGTAGTGCGTTAGAAAGTCTTTTTAATgcattcttttttcaaagtattaattattattattgcaaattAAATTCCTAGCAGATATGCCATGGCGAATTTTTGCCTTATACtcacaaacagtccttaaaacaaaaacagattATTACTTAATTATGTACATGCAACATTACACTTCTACTTTCCAATAAACAGTACGTTGGAACCGAAGACTGTCTCAACCATGTTAAAGGGTAATGAATCCTTGAAACCAgttaaattcatataaaagagaaaaaaaacaacaaagaatAGATCAATGAAAATATGAGGATCGAATGAATAATGAGGAAATGAACATTTGTATATTGATAACACGGACGCTTTGTGTTGTGGATCCTTCTTTTACCAATGCGATCAAGATCTGTGATGTCTGTACAACTTTCcccattatttttcatatttcacgtaatatttatgtttatctAGTTTGTGGTAAGATCGGATGTACTCTTTTTACATAAGAGGACATGTAACAGGTTTCACAACATTAAGTCATGGATGAATGATTGTCCTTTCATTATAGTCTGGATGATCGGTGCAAAAGATAGCAAGAATTGTTCAGATTATGgtacaagcatgaaatttggctgACAGGTAGAGTAAACAGTGATGAACATttttagcagggggtgccaacCTGTTCTCTCTCTGTATAGTAGCAACAGTTAGtaggtaacatatttaccttagCAACTGCCATTTTGGGGGTGTTTTCTCCATTttaaaaactatattttgacttcTAAGCGCCAATTTTACTATCACATATCAAGCAACGTTCCAATTATGTACAGCAACAGTTGCTAGGCAACACATTTTCCCTAGCAACTATAGATAATATTCCTGAATACCATATCTGGTcatatatttgaatgaaaattgttagaaaattgGTCAGAGTATGAAACCTGGGAGTAAAAGCTATCTTATAAGCCTGAATGTGCTTACTATTTAATAATTATTAGCATTTCGTCTGTTATGAAAATGTGACAGGGTATTGTAGTGGATGGCCATGGAACACTGGGAAAGATACTGACATTTTAGGGGAAGCTAAAATTTGATTAATTGATCTAATCGCTCCCAAATCACAAAGCTTCATTGGGAAGCAATGGCGATTAATGCCCACacacttacatgtacttgtcaGTAAAGTTTTGGACTTGAATAGCATGTACAGTAGACCTGAAACAGCCTCAAGCATCATTGACTGTATGTTCACTGTATATAGCATGGACAGTAGACCTGAAACAGCTTCGAACATCGACTGTACATGTACCACTTGTGAATATGTCACGAAGCAGTACATTtgttgattatacaacaaaatctTTTAATAGAAATGGTTATCTCTGTAATTGACACTAATCATCAACGCCGCATCCtacaaatcatgaaaatgaagcGGTAATATGCAACATATTGCATGTTGTACCTGGACATCAAAAAGTATGGTTGGAAAATAGAAAGCACTGTAAAGAGCTTGCTTCGAATGACTTCTTTCATCATTCTTGCCCATAATATTTGAGCATCTTTAAAAAAGATAACTAATGATTCTAATCCCAAGTTCACTAGAAGCAATTGCAACTGTATGTATCTCTTTTATTTGATCATAATGCTGGGCACTTGAGTCATTTACTTAATTTGCATGATATTTTGCAATAGTTTCTAGAtgatgaaggaaaataaatgatttatatttacaCTGTAAGTTTCCAATAGCTTCGGACTTTGGGTACAATTCTAGCGAATTAATCGAACATACATTTTATGTGTCGCACATGCCTTCTCAAAGTAgggcatattaaaaaaattcaagttAAGATTGGGTTAATCATAAATACGGGAAAGCAAGACTACTATGAAGCATGCAGTATGCTCGACAAAGAATATCAGAGGCAACAGAGGAATGCATAAAAAagcatcatcatcctcttcggTGGGACAATTAATAGTTCATCAATCAGAGTGTAAGAAACATTTCTCTCCATAAGGAAATTATGTTCCAAGACAAGGTGGTAGTGCCATCAGCAGAATCATTTCCATCTGAGTCGGATATGCCAAGAAGTATTGGGGTATATGTAAGGAAGAAGCATATCAGAACTCCATGCTACTGTTCTGTGGCCGAGTATGGATCGCGTCCAGCCAACCTGATATCACAAGTGCTTTACATACGTAGGTGACAAAGTCAGattcgccaaaatacctgcaatTGGAACTAACAGATCAAATCAACTTCTGCACGAGCTTTCAGGTCATGGATCCTGGAGCTGCAGGATTGATCCATGTCAAAACACCTGGAAACAGAACGgacaggtccaaatcaacttctgcagGATCGAGTCATGATAGATCAATGATACAGCTGCAGGATCCAGGCCAACATGCCTAGAAACGGAAATGACAGGTCCAAGTCAACTCTAGCAAGATCTTTCACATCATGATAGATCCAAGAGCTACATTATTCATCCAgatcaaaacattttgaataggAACTGACAGGTCCAAATCAACCTCTGCAGAAGTAACAATGGATCATGTAGCTGCAGGATCCAGACCAACACGCCTGGAAACGGAACTAAGTGGTTTAAATCGAATCTAACAGACCTTTCAAGTGACGCTAAGTCCTGGAGCTGCAGGATTGATCCAGGTTAAAACACCTATAGAAAAATAAGGGCcaggtccaaatcaacttcttCACAAGCTTTCAAGTCATGATAGATCCCAGAGCTGCAGTATCTAGGCCAGCACGCCTGAAAACAGAACTTGCTGGTCCAAATCAACAGTTGTGGAATCTTTCACGTGATGAAAAATCCTACAGCTTCATATCAAAACACCTAGAAAAGGAATGGACAGGTCAAAATCAATTTCAGCAGAATCAAGTCATTTAGCTCTAGAATCCAGACCAGCATGCCTATATGGAAACGGAACTGACAGTTCCAAATCAACTCTAGCAAAGATCTTTCATGTAGACCCCAGAGCTACATTATTAATCCAGATCAAAACACTTTGAATAGGAACCgacaggtccaaatcaactcTAGCAAGATCTTTCATGATTGTCATGATAGATCCCAGAGCTACATTGTTAATCCGTATCAAAACACTTTGAATAGGAACTGACAGGTCCAAATCAACCTCTGCAGAAGTCACAATAGATCATGTAGCTGCAGGTTCCAGACCAACACGCCTGGAAACGGAACTGAGTGGTTTAAATTGAAtccaaaaaatatttcaagtgATGCTAAATCCTAGACCTGCAGGATTGATCCAGGTCAAAACACCTGGAAAAAGAACGGACTGGTCCAAATCAACTGCAGCAGGATTAAGTCATTTAGCTCCAGAATCCAGGCAAGCATGCCCGATATAAAAACGGAACTGACGGGTCCCAATACACTCTAGCAAGATTTGTCATGATTGATCGTGGAGCTGCAGGATTGTTCCAGGTCAAAACACCAGGAATCGTAACTAACAGGTCCAGATCAACTTCTGCAGaagtcatgatagatcatgtagctGCAGGATCCAGGTCAACAGGCCAGGAATGTATCTGAATGGTCCCAAATCGATGCTACAGATCTATCACGTCATGATAGATCCCGCAGCTGGATTGATCTAAGTCAGAATGCCTGGTCAAAATTAACTCCTGCCCGTGGCATTTGATTTGGGAACGGAATGGAGAACTAATATGATCTTCATTGCAGGCTATGGAAGAGAGCGGGTAAATCAAGGCAAAGTGTGTTAATTTGCTTTCAAGAGACCGACTACTGTTAGCAAGGGATAAAGTGGTATCCAACCACTCATTTGAAAATTAACTTCAGGCAAGTTTTTGGTGTTTGAACTAATTCTAAACTTAGTTGACTCAATTAATTATTGGTGGACATTCTTAAATCTCTCCAAGGTCAGAGATATTTATGTTGTAAGTACCCATGCTCTTGTAACCGTTCTTCTACAAGAGTGACCTCTTGCTAAATGTTGATATTGTGGAATTCTTTCCTTGGGTCGATCTTTTTCATTATGTCTAAGTTAATCCAGAATGAATATGGTTTCCAAATGGATTGGGGAGGTTCTTTTCACATGCAATATGTATTATTATAACAGTAATATGGAACCCATAGATATCGTCTTTGGAAATATGAACCATATCATGAGCTAGTTTGATTTGTGCAACgttttactttttaatgattcaCACACACATCAATAATCTTACCTTACCATGCTTACGGCCTCTATCCATCGGTTGCTACAGAAAACATATTACTTAGCAACTGGTACTTCGCATgggcttgtacatgtatacatggtataattGTCCTTGGGTTGTTGTGATTAATGCTCTAATAAAAAATGCgatttatataaattataattataaaaaagatATCTTATAATAATTAGTTACCATAGAAAATGTTACGTAGCAACAATTGATATGGTGCTTACTGTGTCTACCTATGGAAGCATTCATCACATGAGGAATCTATGGGGTAGATTTAATTTCTGAGCTATTTCgagtaaataataatgatctgAACTAAGATAAAGAATTCGTTGCTACGGAAGAGGGTCACTTAGCAACCGTTGTTATGAATAAATGGATCAAAATTATTGTTATACAAAGGAAGATGCTTTAGAATAAAATTTGTATGACATTTCGCCTGACAAAATGTTACTCAAGCCCAATTAAGCTCAGTTActaaggtaaatatgttacctagcaacaGTTGCTATGTTTGATGAACTCACgttggcaccccctgctaaaaatgtttagaataaGTTTCTCTACCTTTGTGCCGATTTTCATGCTTgtaccattttctgaacatttttttcaccaatcaccCAGACTATTAGAGTGAGCAAAAAGAGATGTCGGGgctatcattttagtgtccacATTGGAGGGTTGTAATTGTGAGACATCACAGATCTTGTTCGCATCGCCGATAGGAGGTCTCCATGGTTTGTACGATCTTGACATTCGAGTATTGATACTTCCGTATTGCCTTTCAAATTTTACTCAAAATTTCGTTgacattattatttcattattctgCTTTTACATGTTAATTTATCCCACTGTTTTCATTCTCCTTGACTCACCCGGACGGCACATGTGTCATGTAATACTCGTAGACCTGACCGCCAGCTTCTACATGTCTCCGGATCAAAAAGTCAGATGGGCAGGCAAAGTCAGAATCAGTCCCGAAATTCACCCACGATTGAAAGTAATCCCCTTCTGGGTCGTCGGCAATAGTCCAGTCGGTGTATTCCTGGAACACGGCAGCATGTGCGATCTCGTCATCCCTGTCGTAAGTATTCAAAATGGTCTTTACCACGTCTTCAAATAATTCGCGACTTGTTGGTGGTGGGGTCGGGCTGCCATAGTATTGTGGAAAGAAATAGAGGGGGGCCAGGGTTCCCTCGTCTTTGTTGAAACCAACCACCAGTGTTACGTTCGAAAAATCTCCCTTCTTGTAGAGGTTGGTCGGGGTGTCGTCTAAGAATGTGCCGTCTAAGGTGATTGCATACCTCTGGTCATAAACCTGTAGGAACCCCAAAATTGGTTCACgtcataattatgaaatattgagaatgtttttcttttacaaacTATTACACAGCGGAAGAGGATggcagttcccccccccccctccaacaattacgaaaacttgaattttgttATTGATTAGATATCTTCACAAAATCTaccaaaagtgtgcacaaaatttttatttcactttagaaaatgcaaaagcatCCACGTGACAAGCACGGATGCTTCGCTCCTCGCTTTCGAGTTCCTTCGATTTTTTGGTTTTGCCCaccaaaattaattgaaaattggACTCCAAATTATAAAATTAGATAACGTCCATTTGAATCCGTGCGCAGtttcctgaaatttaattttctttaaaccaATCCAAGGTGCTTAAGTTATGCTTTAATATGAATTTACCATCCAGATCATCTCCGCTAATATGGCGGACGGAGgaaattttctaaaaaaatatgcaagcgagcgagcaaaatttctgacctttttcataaaaatatttattttgggggattgattcgacataatattcagaaaataaaatatttcagattttctcTGCCTCTatccttttctcttttgatcTTCTGTGTTATCAAACTTCTAGGGGGCATGGTCCCCAAGCCCATCAACTACCCCATCTGTACGCCTATGACCATGAATGATGTATAAGATAGCATTGACGCATACAATCGTTAAGACGGTAATACCTCGTCACCTGCGATGCGCAGTGCCCGAGCGTCTACATCACGAAGGCATGATACCAAAGCAGAGGAAGAGGTGACATCTTCACAACCCATCTTTCTTCCAAGTTCCTGTGCTCTTTGAAGCTCAAATACTGGATCGTACCTGAAGGCCCATGGACTAAATGCAGTTCCACTCTGCAAGAATTCACCCAAGGTGTAAAGTTGTTgtgttacactgtaaaaactgtgatgttaaaactgacaccaattggtgttattagaggaccacaccctgaggtgttaaaaataacaccctagagattgaacataacaccaaagagtgcaaatgtaacaaccatatgtgttgtaataacacctataggtgtaaaactaacaccaccaatttaacaccggtgtaaaataactggtgtggtcctctatctacaccggttaacaccacagtttttgctgtgtatacgACATTAATATAGTATGCACTTTATTCGAATGTTGAAGATATATTACACAAATAACATCCAcaatcaaaataatcataagTCCTGCAATTAATTGCCATTTTGCACATCCAATATCTGGTATGATTTTTCTACAAGGATTGAATGATTTTCGATAGTTAAACTTATTAATCAATTTGTAATTTGCAACTGAAATTTACAAACAGAGCACGTAATCTGTAATACACTATGGGAATTATATAACAGGTCATTTTATGAAATCTAGCAAATAATTTGTAATGCCGATTGTAGTTACATAAAAATCTGGCGTAACAACAAATTTATAAGcgttggagcgttgtggcccagtggattagtctccggactttgaaacagggggtcgtgggttcgaatcccagccatggcgtaatttccttcagcaagaaactgatccacagtgtgctgcactcaacccaggtgaggtaaatgggtaccggtaggaagtaattcctcaaaaagctgtgtgcgctatgaacgcctagc
This genomic window from Lytechinus variegatus isolate NC3 chromosome 10, Lvar_3.0, whole genome shotgun sequence contains:
- the LOC121423306 gene encoding acetylcholinesterase-like — translated: MTSLPSLTEDEHSPGNYGMLDQVAALEWVYNNIEAFGGDKNKITLFGESAGAASISFHLISKLSRQYFNQAILQSGTAFSPWAFRYDPVFELQRAQELGRKMGCEDVTSSSALVSCLRDVDARALRIAGDEVYDQRYAITLDGTFLDDTPTNLYKKGDFSNVTLVVGFNKDEGTLAPLYFFPQYYGSPTPPPTSRELFEDVVKTILNTYDRDDEIAHAAVFQEYTDWTIADDPEGDYFQSWVNFGTDSDFACPSDFLIRRHVEAGGQVYEYYMTHVPSGNQWFGAGHGEELAFVWGHPFIDELSNSGGHDLADEENALSVKFMQFWTNFAKSGDPSKASVDGEAGVGVDSWPLYTIPGLKYKELSLELGDGRAVLARQCHFWNEYLPNLEAFANTIDENQKEWREGYNDWQDQIAKWQKDFDEYKKQSTCN